A genome region from Deinococcus sp. KNUC1210 includes the following:
- a CDS encoding ATP-binding protein — translation MPPASIYALHGFLGSGKSTLARRLEHEVPALRLSSDDWMVQLFGPDPPEEVFRSGLARVSALIRLQAERVLSLGVSVVLDEGYWTRASRDELRSWAASLNGGLGVPLFLYAVTVPEAEARARIERRNHEPGALFVSQATFSAFLPTFEALQPDEPRPVSSRADLS, via the coding sequence ATGCCTCCTGCGAGTATTTATGCCCTGCACGGGTTCCTGGGCAGTGGGAAGTCCACACTGGCGCGGCGTCTGGAACATGAAGTGCCTGCCCTGCGCTTGTCGAGTGACGACTGGATGGTGCAGCTTTTCGGCCCCGATCCACCGGAAGAGGTGTTCCGCTCTGGCCTCGCCAGGGTAAGCGCCCTGATTCGCCTTCAGGCCGAACGCGTGCTGAGCCTGGGCGTCAGCGTAGTGCTGGATGAGGGCTACTGGACACGTGCCAGCCGCGACGAGCTGCGAAGCTGGGCCGCCTCGCTGAATGGTGGACTGGGCGTGCCGCTTTTCCTGTACGCGGTCACGGTGCCGGAAGCCGAGGCCCGCGCCCGAATAGAGCGGCGCAACCACGAACCCGGTGCCCTGTTTGTCTCGCAGGCGACCTTCAGTGCCTTTCTGCCGACGTTCGAGGCCCTGCAACCCGACGAGCCCCGTCCTGTGAGCTCCCGCGCTGATCTATCCTGA